A region of Siniperca chuatsi isolate FFG_IHB_CAS linkage group LG23, ASM2008510v1, whole genome shotgun sequence DNA encodes the following proteins:
- the b2m gene encoding beta-2-microglobulin isoform X2 encodes MRFVLFLAAVAAVYCAEDSKHTPPKVQVYSVKPAEFEKENTLICHVSGFHPPDITIQLMKDGVEIPNAKQTDLAFKQDWHFHLTKNVPFTPTSGQKYSCKVTHGAVTKDYAWEPNM; translated from the exons ATGAGGTTCGTGCTGTTTCTGGCGGCTGTCGCAGCTGTCTACTGCGCAGAGGACTCCAAACACA CTCCACCCAAGGTTCAGGTGTACAGCGTTAAACCGGCAGAGTTCGAGAAGGAAAACACCCTGATTTGCCATGTGAGTGGCTTCCACCCCCCTGACATCACCATCCAGCTAATGAAGGATGGAGTAGAGATCCCTAATGCCAAGCAGACCGACTTGGCCTTCAAACAGGACTGGCACTTCCATCTGACCAAGAACGTGCCCTTCACACCCACGAGCGGACAAAAGTACAGCTGCAAGGTCACTCATGGGGCGGTCACTAAAGACTACGCCTGGG agcCGAACATGTAA
- the b2m gene encoding beta-2-microglobulin isoform X1 yields MRFVLFLAAVAAVYCAEDSKHTPPKVQVYSVKPAEFEKENTLICHVSGFHPPDITIQLMKDGVEIPNAKQTDLAFKQDWHFHLTKNVPFTPTSGQKYSCKVTHGAVTKDYAWGLQQNTPW; encoded by the exons ATGAGGTTCGTGCTGTTTCTGGCGGCTGTCGCAGCTGTCTACTGCGCAGAGGACTCCAAACACA CTCCACCCAAGGTTCAGGTGTACAGCGTTAAACCGGCAGAGTTCGAGAAGGAAAACACCCTGATTTGCCATGTGAGTGGCTTCCACCCCCCTGACATCACCATCCAGCTAATGAAGGATGGAGTAGAGATCCCTAATGCCAAGCAGACCGACTTGGCCTTCAAACAGGACTGGCACTTCCATCTGACCAAGAACGTGCCCTTCACACCCACGAGCGGACAAAAGTACAGCTGCAAGGTCACTCATGGGGCGGTCACTAAAGACTACGCCTGGG GTCTGCAGCAAAATACACCGTGGTAG